In a single window of the Bactrocera dorsalis isolate Fly_Bdor chromosome 2, ASM2337382v1, whole genome shotgun sequence genome:
- the LOC105233784 gene encoding importin-9 codes for MSLAFQNADSVKQALFEELQNLLSSDTSVLQSAEQKIKHLEYTEGYGVYLSELIMNQSFDLPLRQIACIMLTRYVENHWCDGDDIATDQAKRTIRNILPNGLYDPNSKIRSSVAHTISTIAMTDWPTVWTELFDIIIKCLGGNEDSIHGAMQILQDFSYDEKQVKELGPVVISEVYRIFESEQNYTIKTRTSAIKILKSLFLSISINIADKNEQATMMNSILNNFMEKLMHYLAMNSGATSNFMLRTEIVKLLTFLVTEMPKYIQPYMERILPIIWQLLTQIADVFVKVTVNQIEPNPFPVSDSVEDDELTNFSTMIIQIFEFIQCIICAQKFRSVIKSVLTDLIYIVIVYIQVPEEQIEDWNDDPEKFVDDEEEGGVELTIRLCGQDVLSALCDELGVKVLPSLQEALGRHMNVAEAEKSARNPNWWKIQEACMVAVHAYRELILETEDQFDLLNYLTLVRNLLDYQDSAHLVGRALWTLSTYSKSKLYNPQMLEEILVATIQSLSPEKSIVLKISAVRAIHGFVQAHEKSEGDKRALIQAKLPGFVDGIMDVIPGCKSSVLTLVLECLTTIITFDPSFAAQAQSKLIPLTIAVFLKYPEDPYILEIVQDLIKALLQNPLCLEPLQEKFIPTIVSIISLQGDQANSAKQDIALDVLTTIVRYSKPPLSAALVESAFPAMVHCVLRSDDNAVMVSGGECLRAFIFVSPEQICAYKNGEGLNFIMQLTTMLLNPMNNEMTAGQVDRLVITIITKMGNMLGENVDLLLKAVISKMQLAECLKVIMSLVVIFAHLFLTQMDAVLNFLSTVPGPTGEPAMQFVFSNWLSKQTSFFGNFERKVTTMALCKLFEYGVTTQDTRLTSITVKEQVITDSTSPRVKTRSQAAAAQQWVTIPALVKIFKLLINELAHLKEANLADCIEESDEDDDPSSGAAGDKPSGNSPPKPRFISDLYFNEDDDENTDDDQLTQELMKNPLFQTNMEENLTKFLQHFSSNEHFGMFVSHLNNAEKQVLNSIQVEVA; via the exons atgtcGCTTGCATTTCAAAATGCAGATTCTGTGAAACAAGCGCTCTTTGAAGAGTTACAAAATTTGCTGAGCTCAGATACGAGCGTACTTCAATCAGCCGAACAAAAAATCAAGCACCTGGAATACACCGAAG GCTATGGCGTTTACTTATCGGAGTTAATAATGAATCAATCTTTCGATTTGCCTTTGCGGCAGATTGCTTGTATTATGCTGACCAGATACGTCGAGAATCATTGGTGTGATGGCGATGACATAGCTACAGATCAAGCAAAGCGTACAATACGAAATATTTTACCTAATGGTTTGTACGATCCCAACTCAAAAATACGCTCTTCCGTGGCACATACTATTTCCACCATTGCGATGACTGATTGGCCAACCGTTTGGACggaattatttgatattattattaagtgTTTGGGCGGCAATGAAGACTCGATACATGGTGCCATGCAGATCCTGCAAGATTTTTCTTATGATGAAAAGCAAGTGAAAGAATTGGGTCCTGTTGTCATATCTGAAGTTTATCGCATATTTGAATCAGAGCAAAACTACACCATTAAAACACGTACTtcggcaataaaaatattaaagtcgCTATTCCTGTCCATTAGCATAAACATTGCTGATAAAAATGAGCAAGCAACCATGATGAATTccattttaaacaatttcatgGAAAAGCTAATGCACTACCTGGCAATGAACAGCGGCGCTACATCAAATTTTATGCTGAGGACGGAGATCGTGAAAT TGCTCACGTTCCTAGTGACTGAGATGCCAAAATATATCCAACCCTACATGGAGCGAATTCTACCAATCATCTGGCAGCTACTTACACAAATTGCAGATGTTTTTGTAAAAGTAACTGTTAATCAAATCGAACCAAATCCCTTCCCTGTATCAGACTCTGTCGAAGACGATGAACTCACTAACTTCTCAACAATGATTATACAAATCTTTGAATTTATACAGTGTATTATTTGTGCACAAAAGTTCCGTTCTGTTATTAAAAGTGTGTTGACCGACTTAATTTATATTGTGATTGTTTACATACAAGTGCCTGAAGAACAAATCGAAGATTGGAATGATGATCCCGAAAAGTTTGTGGATGACGAAGAGGAAGGTGGTGTTGAGTTAACGATTCGTTTATGTGGTCAAGATGTCCTGAGC gCTCTCTGCGATGAACTCGGCGTCAAAGTATTGCCGTCATTGCAAGAAGCACTGGGTCGTCATATGAATGTGGCAGAGGCTGAAAAAAGTGCACGCAATCCTAATTGGTGGAAAATACAAGAAGCTTGTATGGTAGCTGTGCATGCATATCGAGAACTTATATTAGAGACTGAAGAtcaatttgatttattaaacTATCTTACGCTCGTACGCAACTTACTGGATTACCAAGACTCTGCGCATCTAGTTGGACGCGCCTTGTGGACATTGAGCACTTATTCAAAGTCAAAACTTTACAATCCGCAGATGTTGGAAGAAATTTTAGTCGCAACAATACAAAGTTTGTCCCCTGAAAAATCCATTGTTTTGAAGATTAGTGCCGTGAG GGCTATACATGGTTTCGTGCAAGCTCATGAAAAATCGGAAGGTGATAAACGTGCTTTGATACAAGCAAAGCTACCCGGTTTTGTCGACGGTATAATGGACGTGATACCCGGTTGTAAATCGTCAGTTCTAACACTTGTGCTGGAGTGCTTGACTACAATAATAACA TTTGATCCTTCATTTGCTGCACAAGCGCAATCTAAGCTCATACCATTAACAATCGCTGTGTTCCTAAAATATCCGGAAGATCCCTACATACTCGAGATCGTACAAGACCTCATTAAAGCGCTTTTGCAAAATCCGCTCTGCCTAGAGCCGTTGCAAGAAAAATTCATCCCAACTATTGTTAGTATAATCTCTTTGCAAGGTGACCAAGCGAACTCCGCCAAGCAAGATATTGCCCTGGACGTATTGACTACAATTGTGCGGTACTCGAAACCTCCACTATCAGCCGCTCTAGTGGAAAGCGCCTTCCCCGCTATGGTGCACTGCGTCCTACGTTCGGACGATAATGCTGTGATGGTATCTGGCGGTGAATGCTTAAGAGCTTTTATATTTGTTTCACCCGAACAAATTTGCGCATATAAAAATGGAGAGGGTCTCAATTTCATTATGCAACTGACCACCATGTTACTAAATCCAATGAATAACGAAATGACTGCGGGTCAGGTGGATCGTTTGGTTATAACCATCATCACCAAAATGGGTAATATGCTTGGTGAGAATGTGGATCTCCTTTTGAAGGCTGTCATCAGTAAAATGCAACTTGCGGAATGTCTCAAAGTTATAATGAGTTTGGTGGTAATATTTGCTCACCTCTTTTTAACCCAAATGGATGCAGTACTGAATTTCCTATCGACTGTACCCGGACCCACTGGCGAACCAGCTATGCAATTTGTTTTCAGCAATTGGTTGTCAAAACAAACTTCCTTCTTTGGCAATTTTGAGCGAAAG GTGACGACAATGGCGCTGTGCAAGCTGTTTGAATACGGTGTTACCACACAAGATACGCGACTCACTTCAATTACTGTTAAGGAGCAAGTTATAACTGATTCGACAAGCCCACGCGTAAAAACACGTTCACAAGCGGCAGCAGCTCAACAATGGGTTACAATTCCTGCTTTGgtcaaaatattcaaactaCTCATAAATGAGCTGGCTCATTTGAAAGAAGCGAATCTAGCCGATTGCATAGAGGAATCAGATGAAGATGATGATCCTTCTAGTGGCGCCGCCGGTGATAAACCGTCTGGGAACTCACCACCAAAACCACGTTTTATCTCTGACTTGTATTTCAATGAGGATGATGATGAAAACACCGACGACGATCAACTTACACAAGAACTGATGAAGAATCCGCTATTCCAAACCAATATGGAGGAGAACCTTACGAAATTCCTACAACATTTCTCCAGTAATGAGCATTTCGGCATGTTTGTAAGCCATCTTAATAATGCTGAGAAGCAAGTGCTCAACTCTATACAAGTCGAAGTGGCATAA
- the LOC105233782 gene encoding transketolase-like protein 2, translated as MSYHKPEAKTIQDLKDIAHRLRIHSITSTQASKSGHPTSCASIAEIMSVLFFNTLRLNLKFPRDPSSDRFILSKGHSAPILYAAWAEAGLFPIEDLQNLRKIDSDLEGHPTPRLNFIDVGTGSLGQGVAVAAGMAYVGKNYDKADYRTYVVVGDGESAEGSIWESLHFAGHYKLDNLCVIFDVNRLGQSEPTSLQHHMEIYRKRLDAFGFHALVVDGHDVEELVKALHEASITKNKPTAIIAKTYKGKYFPNIEDLENWHGKPLGDKANEVIKHLEGLIVGATDAPANPPKSPAKLKQAPVVDITNVKLSSPPNYKLGEQVATRLAYGTALAKLAQNNDRVIALDGDTKNSTFSDKLKKIFPERYIECFIAEQNLAGVAIGAACRDRTIAFVSTFATFFTRAFDQIRMGAISQTNVNFVGSHCGVSIGEDGPSQMGLEDIAMFRAIPGSTVFYPSDAVSCERAVELAANTKGVCFIRTSRPNTAVIYGNDDVLAIGKGKVVKQSPKDQVLLIGAGITLYECLNAAAELEKSGVHARVIDPFTIKPLDAELIIENGRAVGGRVVVVEDHYQQGGLGEAVLSVLAEQRDFVVKHLYVPTVPRSGPPTVLIDMFGISARHVIKAVADVLQL; from the exons ATGTCGTACCACAAGCCAGAAGCTAAAACCATTCAGGATCTGAAAGACATCGCTCATCGCCTGCGTATTCACTCTATTACGTCAACACAGGCATCTAAATCGGG CCATCCTACATCATGCGCATCCATTGCCGAAATTATGTCGGTATTGTTCTTCAATACCTTGCGCTTGAATTTGAAGTTCCCACGTGATCCCTCGAGCGATCGTTTTATATTGTCCAAGGGACATTCAGCACCCATTCTATACGCCGCCTGGGCTGAAGCTGGTCTTTTCCCCATCGAAGACTTGCAGAACTTGCGTAAGATCGATAGTGATCTTGAGGGTCATCCAACACCACGTTTGAACTTCATTGATGTCGGTACCGGCTCGTTGGGTCAAGGTGTCGCTGTTGCTGCTGGTATGGCCTACGTAGGCAAGAACTACGACAAAGCTGACTACAG AACCTACGTTGTAGTCGGTGATGGTGAATCTGCTGAAGGTTCCATTTGGGAATCACTGCACTTTGCTGGTCACTACAAATTGGATAACTTGTGTGTTATCTTCGATGTGAACCGTTTGGGTCAATCTGAGCCAACTTCATTGCAACATCATATGGAAATTTATCGCAAACGTTTGGATGCTTTCGGTTTCCATGCCTTGGTTGTCGATGGACATGATGTTGAAGAATTGGTCAAAGCGCTCCATGAAGCTTCTATAACCAAAAACAAGCCCACTGCCATTATCGCAAAAACATACAAGGGTAAATACTTCCCCAATATTGAGGATTTGGAGAACTGGCATGGCAAGCCATTGGGCGACAAAGCCAACGAAGTGATCAAGCACTTGGAGGGATTGATTGTCGGTGCCACAGATGCTCCAGCCAATCCACCCAAGAGTCCAGCTAAGTTGAAGCAGGCACCAGTTGTAGACATCACCAATGTTAAGTTGTCGTCACCACCAAACTACAAGTTGGGTGAGCAAGTTGCCACACGTCTCGCCTACGGCACCGCTTTGGCTAAGCTTGCACAGAACAATGACCGTGTCATCGCTTTGGACGGCGACACCAAGAACTCAACCTTTTCCGATAAGTTGAAGAAAATATTCCCAGAACGTTATATTGAGTGCTTCATCGCCGAACAAAATCTCGCTGGTGTTGCTATTGGTGCTGCCTGCCGTGACCGTACAATTGCTTTCGTTTCCACTTTCGCCACCTTCTTCACACGCGCCTTCGATCAAATTCGTATGGGCGCCATTTCCCAAACGAATGTCAACTTTGTTGGCTCTCACTGCGGTGTCAGTATTGGTGAGGATGGACCCTCTCAAATGGGTTTGGAAGATATCGCTATGTTCCGCGCCATCCCCGGTAGTACCGTATTCTATCCCTCCGATGCTGTAAGCTGTGAACGTGCCGTTGAATTGGCCGCCAATACAAAAGGTGTCTGTTTCATCCGTACATCCCGCCCCAACACCGCTGTCATTTACGGCAACGATGATGTGCTCGCAATCGGTAAAGGTAAAGTAGTCAAGCAGTCACCAAAAGATCAAGTGCTGTTGATCGGTGCCGGCATTACTCTCTACGAATGTCTCAACGCCGCAGCTGAGCTCGAAAAGAGTGGCGTGCATGCACGTGTCATCGATCCATTTACCATTAAGCCTTTGGACGCTGAGCTCATCATTGAGAACGGACGCGCTGTAGGTGGTCGTGTTGTCGTCGTTGAGGACCACTATCAACAAGGTGGTTTGGGCGAGGCTGTATTGAGTGTGCTCGCTGAACAGCGTGACTTTGTGGTTAAGCATCTGTATGTGCCTACTGTGCCACGCTCTGGACCTCCAACTGTGCTCATCGATATGTTCGGTATTTCTGCACGCCATGTTATCAAAGCTGTTGCCGATGTACTGCAGTTGTAA
- the LOC105233781 gene encoding peroxisomal N(1)-acetyl-spermine/spermidine oxidase isoform X1, which produces MGETAPMPSPSTQEVASTSVSTNNETITQQQQQPLKVKVLIIGAGMAGLSAANHFLHNGCNDFRILEARSRIGGRIISIPLRSQRVELGANWIHGVLGNPIFEIAVQHGLVSVVNVPKPHTVVATTEDGNQVPFNILQEIYEAYVCFMRRCDEYFMCQYSPPPDINSVGEHINYEIEIYLSSVQDPKEKRLKQLIFNCLLKRETCITGCTNMNEVDLLELGSYTELQGGNIVPPQGYSSILRPLSASIPKEAIITKCPVKKIHWKRKKTITGLETVDENSEDDDSDDTEKTVTEVPAAGAQTASAGKPNDGVVREKSTESDENCDSSGNLVDAAVRVDCEDGRTFYADHVICTIPLGVLKSTHKTLFTPELPHYKQEAIENLMFGTVDKIFLEYDRPFMSTSISEIMLLWDDDKYDLHLSDEERNSKEYLSKNWYKKIYSFAKLSETLLLGWVSGREADYMETLSHEEVAEKCTEILRAFLKDPYVPKPKLCVCTSWKSQSYTRGSYTSIPIGATQEDIELLAQPLYVNPQAQKPAVLFAGEHTHSNFYSTVHGAYLTGRTAAQYLLSTDEPIEVVMEADSSDLSSWIQGISLE; this is translated from the exons ATGGGTGAAACCGCACCAATGCCTTCGCCAAGCACCCAAGAGGTAGCAAGTACAAGTGTTTCAACCAACAACGAAACGATTacgcagcaacagcagcagcctTTGAAGGTGAAGGTGCTGATTATTGGTGCAGGCATGGCAGGACTTTCTGCCGCAAATCATTTTCTTCATAATGGATGCAATGATTTTCGCATTCTTGAAGCACGTAGCCGGATCGGCGGTCGTATTATTTCAATACCGCTTCGTTCACAAAGA GTCGaacttggcgccaattggatacaTGGCGTTTTAGGAAATCCGATTTTTGAGATTGCTGTACAACACGGTCTAGTCAGTGTAGTTAATGTGCCGAAACCACACACGGTTGTTGCCACAACAGAGGATGGCAATCAGGTTCCTTTTAACATTTTGCAAGAGATTTACGAGGCATATGTGTGTTTTATGCGACGATGTGATGAGTATTTTATGTGTCAATACAGCCCACCGCCGGATATTAATAGCGTTGGCGAGCATATTAATTAcgaaattgaaatttacttAAGTTCAGTGCAGGATCCGAAGGAAAAGCGCTTGAAACAATTGATCTTCAATTGCTTGCTTAAGCGTGAGACTTGTATTACTGGCTGCACCAATATGAACGAAGTGGATCTGCTGGAATTAG GCAGTTACACAGAATTGCAAGGCGGAAACATTGTACCACCACAAGGCTACAGTTCTATATTGCGACCACTCTCTGCGTCTATACCTAAAGAGGCAATCATTACTAAATGCCCGGTAAAGAAAATTCATTGGAAACGAAAAAAGACAATTACCGGCCTGGAGACGGTGGATGAGAACTCTGAAGATGATGATTCAGATGATACCGAAAAGACCGTTACTGAAGTGCCGGCAGCAGGTGCTCAAACAGCGTCAGCAGGAAAGCCCAATGATGGTGTCGTACGTGAAAAATCGACTGAGTCAGATGAAAACTGTGATTCGAGTGGCAATTTAGTTGATGCTGCTGTGAGAGTAGACTGTGAAGATGGTCGAACCTTTTACGCTGATCATGTGATATGTACCATACCGTTAGGTGTGCTTAAATCAACACACAAAACGCTCTTCACACCTGAATTACCACATTATAAACAAGAGGCAATTGAGAATTTAATGTTTGGCACGGTTGATAAAATTTTTCTGGAATACGATCGCCCCTTCATGAGCACCTCCATTTCGGAAATAATGCTATTATGGGACGATGACAAGTACGATTTGCATCTTTCGGACGAAGAACGGAATTCAAAGGAGTATTTAAGCAAGAATTGGTACAAAAAGATTTATTCCTTCGCCAAATTGTCTGAAACCTTACTTTTGGGTTGGGTTTCTGGACGAGAGGCTGATTATATGGAGACATTGTCGCATGAGGAAGTGGCAGAGAAATGTACAGAAATATTGCGTGCATTCTTGAAAGACCCGTATGTGCCGAAACCGAAGCTTTGTGTGTG CACAAGTTGGAAGTCGCAGTCGTACACTCGTGGCTCATACACATCGATACCTATTGGCGCAACACAAGAGGATATTGAATTGTTAGCGCAACCACTTTACGTCAACCCACAAGCGCAGAAG CCCGCAGTACTGTTCGCCGGCGAGCATACACACTCCAATTTTTATTCAACCGTACATGGTGCCTATTTGACTGGTCGCACTGCCGCTCAGTACTTACTTTCCACAGATGAACCGATCGAAGTCGTTATGGAAGCTGACTCCAGCGATTTGAGCTCCTGGATACAAGGGATTTCGCTGGAATGA
- the LOC105233781 gene encoding peroxisomal N(1)-acetyl-spermine/spermidine oxidase isoform X2 yields MVELGANWIHGVLGNPIFEIAVQHGLVSVVNVPKPHTVVATTEDGNQVPFNILQEIYEAYVCFMRRCDEYFMCQYSPPPDINSVGEHINYEIEIYLSSVQDPKEKRLKQLIFNCLLKRETCITGCTNMNEVDLLELGSYTELQGGNIVPPQGYSSILRPLSASIPKEAIITKCPVKKIHWKRKKTITGLETVDENSEDDDSDDTEKTVTEVPAAGAQTASAGKPNDGVVREKSTESDENCDSSGNLVDAAVRVDCEDGRTFYADHVICTIPLGVLKSTHKTLFTPELPHYKQEAIENLMFGTVDKIFLEYDRPFMSTSISEIMLLWDDDKYDLHLSDEERNSKEYLSKNWYKKIYSFAKLSETLLLGWVSGREADYMETLSHEEVAEKCTEILRAFLKDPYVPKPKLCVCTSWKSQSYTRGSYTSIPIGATQEDIELLAQPLYVNPQAQKPAVLFAGEHTHSNFYSTVHGAYLTGRTAAQYLLSTDEPIEVVMEADSSDLSSWIQGISLE; encoded by the exons ATG GTCGaacttggcgccaattggatacaTGGCGTTTTAGGAAATCCGATTTTTGAGATTGCTGTACAACACGGTCTAGTCAGTGTAGTTAATGTGCCGAAACCACACACGGTTGTTGCCACAACAGAGGATGGCAATCAGGTTCCTTTTAACATTTTGCAAGAGATTTACGAGGCATATGTGTGTTTTATGCGACGATGTGATGAGTATTTTATGTGTCAATACAGCCCACCGCCGGATATTAATAGCGTTGGCGAGCATATTAATTAcgaaattgaaatttacttAAGTTCAGTGCAGGATCCGAAGGAAAAGCGCTTGAAACAATTGATCTTCAATTGCTTGCTTAAGCGTGAGACTTGTATTACTGGCTGCACCAATATGAACGAAGTGGATCTGCTGGAATTAG GCAGTTACACAGAATTGCAAGGCGGAAACATTGTACCACCACAAGGCTACAGTTCTATATTGCGACCACTCTCTGCGTCTATACCTAAAGAGGCAATCATTACTAAATGCCCGGTAAAGAAAATTCATTGGAAACGAAAAAAGACAATTACCGGCCTGGAGACGGTGGATGAGAACTCTGAAGATGATGATTCAGATGATACCGAAAAGACCGTTACTGAAGTGCCGGCAGCAGGTGCTCAAACAGCGTCAGCAGGAAAGCCCAATGATGGTGTCGTACGTGAAAAATCGACTGAGTCAGATGAAAACTGTGATTCGAGTGGCAATTTAGTTGATGCTGCTGTGAGAGTAGACTGTGAAGATGGTCGAACCTTTTACGCTGATCATGTGATATGTACCATACCGTTAGGTGTGCTTAAATCAACACACAAAACGCTCTTCACACCTGAATTACCACATTATAAACAAGAGGCAATTGAGAATTTAATGTTTGGCACGGTTGATAAAATTTTTCTGGAATACGATCGCCCCTTCATGAGCACCTCCATTTCGGAAATAATGCTATTATGGGACGATGACAAGTACGATTTGCATCTTTCGGACGAAGAACGGAATTCAAAGGAGTATTTAAGCAAGAATTGGTACAAAAAGATTTATTCCTTCGCCAAATTGTCTGAAACCTTACTTTTGGGTTGGGTTTCTGGACGAGAGGCTGATTATATGGAGACATTGTCGCATGAGGAAGTGGCAGAGAAATGTACAGAAATATTGCGTGCATTCTTGAAAGACCCGTATGTGCCGAAACCGAAGCTTTGTGTGTG CACAAGTTGGAAGTCGCAGTCGTACACTCGTGGCTCATACACATCGATACCTATTGGCGCAACACAAGAGGATATTGAATTGTTAGCGCAACCACTTTACGTCAACCCACAAGCGCAGAAG CCCGCAGTACTGTTCGCCGGCGAGCATACACACTCCAATTTTTATTCAACCGTACATGGTGCCTATTTGACTGGTCGCACTGCCGCTCAGTACTTACTTTCCACAGATGAACCGATCGAAGTCGTTATGGAAGCTGACTCCAGCGATTTGAGCTCCTGGATACAAGGGATTTCGCTGGAATGA
- the LOC105233780 gene encoding protein TAPT1 homolog, which translates to MSRAKADADIVTPTKKLRFRGELNFHSRVDEIFDDEHKRNSGAGSSAKGINAKQNVENKEHREKEESPSFMDFFKVELTRGYILEHDEERYTARRQKIYSFMRIPRDLERFIVYGIMQCADSFLYIHTFLPVRFVLATWALFSRPIASCLGLRRRSQRLLTPAEICDLLKGTIWIACTFLMLSVDTNRVYHIIKSQSIIKLYIFYNMIEVGDRLLSAFGQDTIDALFWTATEPKNSKREHFGLLTHIIFALIYVLLHSFLIMFQATTLNVAVNSNNKGLLTIMISNNFVELKGSVFKKFDKNNLFQLTCSDVRERFHLAVLLFIVMIQTMKEFDWSMSQFCVMVPDCIAVLVTEVLIDWIKHAFITRFNEIPEYIYREYTTSLAYDMTQTRQKHAFSDHSDLVARRMGFIPFPLGVVLIKAIYSAVSFNNVAAWVLFSLAYIFVLGLRICLTICALGKACKLMKEHQDEKSNSTPSSVTNAPPIGGSGGGASGSNNVNSVSTMAGLSTLSSTPSNSRSRSDTAASPIQPIHQLQRSVTVDQGAFAPTTHNSTSTPKVLKPTQKSTVPLNPNDVELDVKNSLELGATALFSNSDVDLDDVCLNEKVLEPNANASAFVEEELARSEPELSLPQELHDTSLNVSSTATKDSAQLEPPCRVPKRTHKRSESEPSMQSIVGVSETESQA; encoded by the exons ATGTCTCGGGCAAAGGCTGATGCAGATATAGTTACTCCTACGAAGAAGCTGCGTTTTCGTGGAGAACTAAATTTTCATAGTCGCGTTGATGAAATTTTCGATGATGAACATAAAAGAAACAGTGGTGCTGGTAGTTCTGCCAAGGGAATCAACGCAAAACAAAATGTGGAGAACAAAGAGCACAGGGAAAAAG AAGAATCACCTTCATTTATGGACTTTTTCAAGGTTGAGTTGACCCGAGGATACATATTGGAACACGATGAGGAACGTTACACAGCGCGtagacaaaaaatttattcttttatgCGCATACCCCGCGATCTGGAACGTTTTATTGTTTATGGTATAATGCAATGTGCTGATTCGTTCCTATACATACACACTTTCCTTCCCGTACGTTTCGTTTTGGCCACATGGGCACTGTTTTCACGACCCATTGCCAGTTGCTTAGGATTACGAAGGCGCAGTCAGCGTTTACTGACACCGGCAGAAATTTGTGATCTACTTAAAGGCACAATATGGATTGCCTGTACATTTTTGATGCTATCAGTAGACACAAATCGTGTATATCATATAATTAAATCCCAATCGATTATTaaactatacattttttacaatatgaTTGAAGTTGGCGACCGGTTATTATCAGCTTTTGGGCAGGACACTATTGATGCACTCTTTTGGACAGCGACCGAACCAAAGAATTCGAAACGTGAACATTTTGGACTGTTGACGCACATTATCTTTGCACTAATATATGTTTTGCTGCATAGTTTCCTAATTATGTTTCAG GCGACCACCTTAAATGTGGCTGTAAATTCAAACAATAAAGGTTTGCTAACAATAATGATCTCCAACAATTTCGTCGAGCTTAAAGGATCAGTGTTTaagaaatttgacaaaaataatCTCTTCCAACTGACGTGTAGTGATGTACGTGAACGTTTCCATCTAGCCGTGTTGCTTTTCATTGTTATGATACAAACAATGAAAGAATTCGACTGGAGTATGAGTCAGTTCTGCGTAATGGTACCCGATTGCATTGCTGTGCTAGTGACTGAGGTTCTAATTGATTGGATCAAACACGCTTTCATTACGCGCTTTAACGAGATACCAGAGTACATTTATCGTGAATATACCACCAGCTTAGCTTATGACATGACTCAGACACGGCAGAAGCATGCTTTTTCCGATCATTCAGATTTGGTTGCACGGCGCATGGGTTTCATACCGTTTCCACTTGGCGTCGTGTTGATAAAAGCGATTTATTCGGCAGTTTCATTCAATAATGTCGCTGCTTGGGTACTTTTTAGCCTGGCTTACATATTCGTGCTGGGTTTGCGCATTTGCCTGACCATTTGTGCTTTGGGTAAAGCCTGTAAATTAATGAAGGAACATCAGGACGAGAAAAGCAATTCGACGCCAAGCTCAGTAACAAATGCACCACCGATCGGTGGTAGCGGTGGCGGTGCTAGCGGTAGTAATAATGTGAATAGCGTTAGTACAATGGCTGGCCTTTCCACCTTATCCAGTACGCCTAGTAACTCGCGCTCACGCTCGGATACTGCTGCATCACCTATTCAACCGATTCACCAACTTCAGCGTTCCGTAACGGTAGATCAAGGTGCATTTGCACCAACAACGCATAATTCAACTTCAACGCCTAAAGTTCTTAAACCAACACAAAAGTCCACCGTACCGCTCAATCCGAACGATGTTGAGTTGGACGTGAAGAACTCACTTGAGTTGGGTGCTACAGCGCTATTCTCTAACAGCGATGTAGACTTGGATGATGTATGCCTTAATGAAAAAGTATTAGAGCCAAATGCCAACGCTAGTGCTTTTGTCGAGGAGGAACTGGCCCGCAGCGAACCGGAATTATCGCTACCACAAGAACTCCACGATACGTCTTTAAATGTTAGTAGCACAGCAACAAAGGATAGCGCTCAACTGGAACCGCCATGCCGTGTGCCAAAACGTACGCACAAACGGTCCGAGTCCGAGCCGAGCATGCAGAGCATTGTGGGCGTGAGCGAGACCGAATCGCAGGCGTAG